In one window of Natator depressus isolate rNatDep1 chromosome 12, rNatDep2.hap1, whole genome shotgun sequence DNA:
- the WDR88 gene encoding WD repeat-containing protein 88, whose protein sequence is MARASGRGDPLALEEPPLTRPSQPESRLGDQDRLAQIHLKILRGHCDTVSSCHFCFEDTKILSCSYDRTVKLWDVEKGVPVQVFEEEHTAPISECSLTPDNKRVITSSYDKTVKAWDMETGKMLWTVDQEGLVTSCNISCDGKYVVSGLDMENAICVTDALNATTVAYVQDHHRSTITRCCFDPDNERVSSVSSDKTIKLWDIIAQSTTITVNEAHTNVISDCCFTIDGHYLCTASWDKTLKIWDIKTGEFRYHGPICLNQGHEGSVSSCVFSKDASLVVSGAYDKTIALWDAGAGYKKLALKGHGDWVMDVAISNNKKWILSSSKDATLRLWNIEKADHVPAAIESRNTRGSKIVQCEECEKPFSLLQCDDSEAVTKCVFCRLASPSRNILPLPPIVAPDL, encoded by the exons ATGGCTAGGGCGAGCGGCCGGGGGGACCCGCTGGCGTTGGAGGAGCCTCCGCTGACCAGGCCTTCCCAGCCGGAGAGCCGCTTGGGCGACCAGGACAGGCTCGCgcag ATCCACTTAAAAATTTTGAGAGGGCACTGTGATACTGTGAGCTCCTGTCATTTCTGCTTTGAAGATACAAAAATTCTTTCGTGCTCTTATGACAGAACAGTGAAACTCTGG GATGTTGAAAAAGGTGTTCCTGTTCAAGTCTTTGAAGAAGAACACACGGCTCCCATTTCTGAATGCAGCTTGACTCCTGATAACAAAAG AGTGATAACATCATCATATGATAAAACAGTAAAGGCTTGGGATATGGAAACAGGAAAAATGCTT tgGACTGTCGACCAAGAAGGTCTTGTAACTTCATGTAATATTTCGTGTGATGGTAAATATGTGGTATCTGGCTTAGACATGGAAAATGCTATATGTGTTACTGATGCACTAAATGCCACAACGGTGGCATACGTTCAAG ATCATCACAGAAGCACAATCACAAGATGTTGTTTTGACCCTGACAACGAGAGAGTCTCTTCAGTATCATCTGATAAGACCATAAAGCTTTGGGACATTATAGCACAATCCACCACTATCACAGTTAATGA GGCACATACCAATGTCATCTCAGACTGCTGCTTTACCATAGATGGTCATTACTTGTGCACGGCATCTTGGGACAAAACCTTAAAAATATGGGATATAAAAACAGGGGAGTTTCGTTATCATGGACCTATTTGCTTGAACCAAGGTCATGAAGGTTCTGTTAGTTCCTGTGTTTTTAGCAAAGATG CATCTCTTGTAGTGTCTGGAGCATATGACAAAACTATAGCTCTGTGGGATGCAGGAGCAGGATATAAAAAGCTAGCGTTAAAG GGCCATGGAGACTGGGTGATGGATGTTGCAATTAGCAACAACAAGAAATGGATCCTTTCTTCCTCAAAG GATGCTACTTTGAGATTATGGAACATTGAAAAGGCTGATCATGTTCCTGCGGCAATAGAAAGCAGAAATACAAGAGGCTCAAAAATAGTTCAA TGTGAAGAATGTGAAAAACCTTTCTCACTCCTACAGTGTGATGACTCTGAAGCGGTAAC